The genomic segment CTATGCCGACCAGGGGAAGGTCAGCCGCCTCGTGATCGTCAACCGGCTGGATCGGGAGAATGCGCGTTTCGAGGCGGTGCTGCAGTCGCTCCGGCAGCGGTTCGGCACGAGAGTCGCTCCCATCCAGATCCCGATCGGTGTGGAGGCCGGGCTGTCCGGCGTCGTCGACCTCCTCCAGATGACCGCCTACACCTTCAAGAACGGCGAGGCGGCCCGGGGCGAGATCCCGGCGGAGCTGCGCGAGGCCGCACAGTCGGCCCGCGAGAAGCTGGTGGAGGCGGCGGCCGAGACCGACGACGCGCTGGTGGAGAAGTACCTGGAGCGAGGCGAACTCACCCAGGAGGAGTTGATGCACGGCCTCCGCGCCGGCGTGAGGGCGGGGACGCTGGTCCCGGTGCTGTGCGCGGCCGCCCTGCGGCTGCTCGGCGTCTCGACGATCCTGGACGCCGTGGCCACCCTGCTGCCCGCGCCCACCGATCGGCCGGAGGTCCCGGCCGCAAAGGGCGGGCAGCAGGAGATCACCCTGACTCCCGACGCCGACGGGCCCACGGCGGCACTGGTCTTCAAGACCGTCGCCGATCCCTACGTGGGCAAGCTGTCCTACTTCCGTGTCTATAGCGGCGTGATCCGCTCGGACTCGCAGGTGCTCAACGCCAGCAAGAACAAGCCCGAGCGCATCGGCCAGGTCTATTTTGTCCGCGGCAAGCAGCAGGAGCCCACCGCGCAGGTCGGCGCCGGGGACATCGGCGCCGTGGCCAAACTCGTCGAGACCGGGACGGGCGATACGCTGTCGGGCAGGGATCAGCCCATCGTCCTCCCGCCTATCGCCTTCCCCCGTCCCGCCATCTCCATGGCCATCGAGCCCAAGAGCAAGGGCGACGAGGACAAGATGGGAACCGCCCTGGCCCGCCTGGCCGAGGAAGATCCCACCTTCCGCGTGCACCGCGACGCCGAGTTGAAACAGACCGTGATCTCCGGCATGGGCGAGTCGCACCTGGAGATCATGGCCGACCGCCTGCGCCGCAAGTTCGGCGTGGACGTCGTCCTGCACCTGCCGCGGGTTCCCTACCGGGAGACGGTCAAAGGCCGGGCCAAGGCGCAGGGCCGCTACGTCAAGCAGACCGGCGGCCGGGGACAGTACGGCGTCTGCTTCCTGGAAGTGGAGCCCCTGGAGCGGGGCGCGGGCTTCGAGTTCGTGGACAAGATTTTCGGGGGGGCCATCCCCAACCAGTTCATCCCCTCGGTGGAGAAGGGGGTCCGCAAGACGCTCGAGGAGGGCGTGCTGGCGGGATATCCCGTGGTGGACGTGCGGGTCACCCTGTACGACGGCAAGTACCACGAGGTGGACTCCTCCGACATCGCCTTCCAGATCGCCGGGTCCATGGCGTTCAAGGACGCCGCGACCGAAGCCGGGCTGGTCCTCCTGGAGCCCATCATGGACCTCAAGGTACGGGTCCCCGAGGAGCAGATGGGCGATGTGATCGGGGACCTCAACGCCAAGCGCGGCCGGATCATGGGGATGGAGCCGCAGGGGGACGGAACGACCGTCGTCCTCGCCCAGGTGCCTCAGGCCGAACTCCTCCGTTACGCCTCGGACCTGCGGTCCATGACCGGGGGACGGGGGACCTTTGAGGCCACCTTCTCCCACTATGAAGAGGTCCCCCCGCACGTGGCCGAGAAGGTCGTCGCCCAGGCCAGGCAGCAGAAGGCCGAGGCCGCCACACGCTGAGGGGATCCCCATCGCCCCGGCGGTATCCCGGGGCCTCGGCGGGAATAATCCCGGCCGCCGACCCGTTGGGCAGGAAGGCTGAGGGTCGTGCCGAACACAGACGGGGCCGATGCGGGAGGGCCTTATCTCCGTCGAGATAGGGCCCTCTCCACTTCCCCCGGGGGACTCATGCGCGGGTACCTGTCGGCCGATATCAAGGATGAGATCCGCCGCCGCGTCGACCTGGTCGACCTGATCAGCGGCCACGTCACCCTGAAGAAGGCCGGACGCTACTTCAGGGGTCTCTGCCCGTTCCACCAGGAGAGGACGCCGTCGTTCTACGTCGATCGGGAGAAGGGACTGTGGCACTGCTACGGGTGCCAGCGGGGAGGCGACGCCTTCACCTTCGTGATGGAAACAGGCCGCCTGTCCTTTGCCGAGGCCGCCGAAGCATTGGCCCGGCGCGCCGGCGTACCGCTCCGGCGCTCCCCCGAGGCCGCCCGGCTGGCCTCGGAACGGGACCGCCTCTACCGGGCGCTGGAGGCCGCGGCCGCCTTCTTCCAGGAGCAGCTGCGGGATCCCGACCGCGGCAGGGTCGCCCGGGACTACCTGCAGCGGCGGGGCGTCGATCAGGCCACGGCGGAGCGGTTCCGCCTCGGGTATGCGCCCGACGCCTGGGGTGAGCTGCTGCGGGCGCTGGGGAACGCCGGCTATCCCCCGGCGCTGCTGGAGAAGGCCGGCCTGGTCAACCTCCGGCCCAGCGGGGACGGCCACTACGATGTCTTTCGCCATCGGGTGATCTTCCCGATCATCGACCTCCAGGACCGCGTGATCGCCTTCGGGGGGCGCGCCCTGGACGGCGGGGAGCCGAAGTACCTGAACTCCCGCGAGACCGCGGTTTTCACGAAAGGCAAGACGCTGTACGCGCTCAACTGGGCGCGCGAGGCGATCCGGCACCTGGATGAGATCGTCGTCGTCGAAGGCAACATGGACGTCCTGACGGCGCACCAGTTCGGCATCACAAATGCCGTGGCGTCGTTGGGGACCGCGCTGACCGCGGAGCAGGTGGCGGCGATGAAGCGGATGGCCTCCCGGGCCATCATCGTCTACGACGCCGATGCGGCCGGCCAGGCGGCGATGGAACGGGCCCTGGCGCTGTTCGAGGAGGCCGATCTGCCGGTACGGGCGGTCGTGCTGCCGGCCGGCGATCCCGACGAGTTCCTGCGCACGCAGGGGGCCGAGGCGTTCCGGTCGCTGCTGGCCCGGGCGCTGCCCATCTTCGAGTACCAGATGGCGGCGGTCGCAGCGCGGGTCGACCCGACAACGGTGGAGGGAAAGGTGCGGATCGTGGACGAGCTGGTCCCGTCGCTGGCCCTGGTCACGAACCCGGTGCGCCAGGCCGAATACGTCCGGCTGGTTGCGGAGCGGTTCGACGTGCGCGAGGACGCGGTGCGCCAGCGACTGCGGCGGCACCGCAAAGGGACGGGGACGGCGGCCGGCTCAGGCCCCGCGTCGGGCGGGGAGCCCGAGGCGATCGCGGCCGCGCCGGACCGGGCGCGGCGCCAGGCCGAGCGGTTGTTGCTGCATCTGATGGTGCACGACGCCCGGTGGCGGACGGCAATCGCCGCCCGTCTGGGACCGGAGGAGTTCAGCGATCCCGTGCACAGAACGCTGGCCGCCGTCCTCTTCTCGGCGCCCGAGGCGGGCGGCGACGTGCTGCGCGACGAACTCGAGGACGAATCCGCCGAGCGGCTGCTCCTCGGGCTGCTGTTCGACGAGCCGCCGGTGGCGGAGAAGGACAGAGAGAAGGCGGTCGGCGACGCCGTGGCCTACATCGTCGAGCGCCAGCCGCAGGCCCGCCGCCGCCAGGCCCTGGAACGGGCCATCGCCGCGGCCCAGGCCGCAGGGGATACGGAGCAGGTTCGACGGCTGCAAAGCGAGTATTTAGAACTGATTGGAGTTGTGCACGCCTCCCGTCCGGGAGGTGGCGACCATGGCCAAGAAGAAGGCGGCGCCTGACGCCGCGCAGACAACTCAGGACGGACAGCAGCAGATGCCCGCGGAACTCCGGGCCCTCGTGGACCTGGGCCGCAAGCGCGGCTATCTGACCCACGACGAAATCCTCGAGCAGTTCCCCGAGGCCGAACAGAACATCGAGTTGATCGATCGCGTCTACTCCGTGCTCCTGGAGCAGGGGATCGACGTCGTCGAGGATGCCAAGGAGGCGGAGGCCAAGGGCAAGGGCGAGGAGGAGGAAGAGGCGCGCGAGGCGGCGGGGGTGGCCATCGACGACCCCGTGCGCATGTACCTCAAGGAAATCGGCAAGGTGGCGTTGCTCTCGCCCGAGATGGAGACCGAACTCGCCCAGCGGATGGAGAAGGGCGACGAGGAAGCCAAGCGCCGCCTGATCGAAGCCAACCTGCGCCTGGTGGTCAGCATCGCCAAGAAGTACGTGGGCCGCGGGATGCTGTTCCTGGACCTGATCCAGGAGGGGAACCTGGGCTTGATCCGGGCCGTGGAGAAATTCGACTGGCGCAAGGGCTTCAAGTTCAGCACCTACGCCACGTGGTGGATCCGGCAGGCCATCACGCGGGCTCTGGCCGACCAGGCCCGGACGATCCGCATCCCGGTGCACATGGTCGAAACGATCAACAAGCTGATCCGGATCTCGCGGACGCTGCTCCAGGACCTGGGACGCGAGCCGACGCCGGAGGAGATCGCCCGGGCCATGGACCTCCCCGTGGAGCGGGTGCGCGAGATCATGAAGATTGCTCAGGAGCCGATCTCCCTGGAGACCCCGATCGGCGAGGAAGAGGACAGCCATCTGGGCGACTTCATCGAGGACCAGGACGCCCTGGCCCCGGCCGAGGCCGCCTCCTTCACGATGCTCAAGGAGCAGCTGGAGGACGTCCTGGAGACGCTCACCCCGCGCGAGCGCAAGGTGCTCAAACTGCGCTTCGGCCTGGACGACGGACGGCCGCGGACCCTGGAGGAGGTCGGCCGCGAGTTCGGGGTGACCCGCGAGCGCATCCGGCAGATCGAGGCCAAGGCGCTGCGGAAACTGCGCCACCCCTCGCGCAGCAAGCGGTTGAAGGATTTCATTGAGTAGTCGCGCCGTCATGGCGGGCCTATCGACCGGGGGCCTGGCCGCCCCGGAGGTGTCCCCGTTATGACGGCGCATCCTGTGTCGCCTGCGGGGGGAACGGTGTGGAACACCATGTGAAGGATCCGTCCCTGGCCGCCCGGGGCCGCCAGCGCATCGCGTGGGCCGAGACGGAGATGCCGGTCCTCCGCCAGATTCGGGCCCGGTTTGCCCGACAGCGTCCGCTGGCCGGGCGGCGGATCGCGGCCTGCCTGCATGTGACGACGGAGACCGCGGCCCTGATGCGCACCCTCGTCGCCGGCGGGGCCACGGTCCGGTTGTGCGCCAGCAACCCGCTCTCCACCCAGGACGACGTGGCCGCGGCCCTGGTCGAAGAGCAGATTCCCGTGTTCGCCATCAAGGGGGAGGACCGCGACACCTACTACCGGCACATCCACCAGGCCCTGGACCTCCGGCCCCACATGACGATGGACGACGGTGCGGATCTCGTCTCCACCATCCACAGCGACCGGACCGACCTCCTCGCGGAGGTCGTCGCCGGCACCGAGGAGACGACCACCGGTGTGATCCGGTTGCGCGCCATGGCCAGGGCCGGCGCGCTGCGCTACCCCATCGTCGCCGTCAACGACGCCAAGACCAAGCACCTGTTCGACAACCGGTACGGCACCGGGCAGTCCACCATCGACGGCCTGCTCCGGGCCACCAATGTGCTGCTGGCGGGGAAGACCCTGGTGGTGTGCGGGTACGGCTCCTGCGGCCGCGGCCTGGCCCTGCGGGCGCGGGGGATGGGGGCGCAGGTCATCGTCACCGAGGTCTCCCCGCTGCCCGCCCTGGAGGCGGTGATGGAGGGGTATCAGGTCATGCCCATCGCTCAGGCGGCGCGCCTGGGCGACGTCTTCATCACGGTGACGGGAAACCGCGCGGTGCTCCGGGGGGAGCACTTCGCGCTGATGAAGGACGGCGCCATCCTGGCGAACAGCGGCCACTTCAACGTCGAGATCGACATTCCGGCCCTGGCCGACATGGCGGTGGAGACGCGCCCGGTGCGGGAGTATGTCCGGGAGTACCGCCTGGCCGACGGACGGCGCCTGTACCTGCTGGCGGAGGGTCGGTTGCTCAACCTGGCCGCGGCGGAAGGCCATCCCGCCGCGGTGATGGATATGTCCTTCGCCAACCAGGCCCTGGCCATGGAGTACCTGGCCAGGGCCGGCGGGGAACTGCGCCCCGACGTCTACGCGGTGCCCGCGGAGATCGACCAGACCGTGGCCCAGCTGAAACTGGAAGCGATGGGCGTGCGCATCGACGACCTGACCCCGGAGCAGCGCGAGTACCTGCAGTCCTGGCGGGAGGGCACCTAGTCCTCCCTGGGGATACCGCGGCCCGACCCGACTCCGTACGCTGGACGGCGTGTTCCTCCTCCGGGCCGCCGTCCGGCTGCTGTTCCCTCCCCGCTGCCAGCTCTGTGGGGCACCCGGTGAGTTTCCCCTCTGCGGCGGATGCCTCCACACCTTTCCGCAGATCCGGCCTCCCTTCTGTCCCCGCTGCGGGCACCCGCTGGTCGCGCGGGGCGCGGCGCCCCTTCGCTGCCGCGGGTGTCCCGGCGAGGGCGCGGCCTACACGCGGGCCCGCGCGTGGGGCGCCTACGACGGGCCCCTCAGGGAGGCCATCCACACGCTCAAGTTCGGCAGGAGGCGGGCGCTGGCCGGGCCGCTGGGCGCACTGCTGGCCGGGCTCGCCGCATCCGACCCGGGCCTGCAAAGGGTCCAGGCGATCGTGCCCGTACCGCTCCACCCGCAGCGGCAGAGGGAACGCGGCTTCAACCAGGCGCACCTGCTGGCCGCAGAGGTCGGTCGCGCCCTGGGCGTTCCGGTAGAGGCTCGCGTCCTCGAGCGCGGACGGCCGACCCCTGCTCAGGCGGAACTGAGCGCCGCCTCCCGGAGGGCGAACGTGCGCGGCGCTTTCATCCTCCGCGGCGCGGTGAGGTGGGCCCGCGTGCTCGTGGTGGACGACGTCATGTCCACGGGGAGCACTGTGGGGGAGTGCGCCCAGGTCCTGCGGCAGGGCGGCGCGGGAGAGGTCGCGGTCCTCACGCTGGCGCGGACCGTCCGCACAGGCCCGGCGGAGGCCGCCGGATCGGCCCTCAGGTGGCCGGGGGGAGCTGCGTGGCGACCAGGAGGCCCGGGGGCGCCGCCAGGACCCGGGGAATGGCGTTGACCAGGACCGCCCAGGTGGCGATGTCCCCGTGGATTCCGCCGTCGATTACCACTGTGATCGGGGGTATCCCGTCGATCCGGATCACATCCCGCCCCCGCCCGACGCCGGTGGCCATGGTCAGGTCCAGGGTGATCCGGGCGTCGCCGTCGCTGTAGGCGCGGCAGACCTGGTGCAGCCCCGTCACCCTGCCGGTGCGATCCGCCTCGGGCTCGACCGTTTCTTCGATCCGCTCCAGCCTCCACCCCAGCGCTCTGGCGACCATCGCCGCCGACTGGGGCAGGCCGACGTGGCCGATCGTCCCTTCGTCTACCCCCCGGCGGAAGGCCTCGACGGTCAGGCCCACGCCGACCTTGCGCTGCAGGGGCTCCCGCCGCTGTCCCGCGTCCACCACCCGCTCCACCGCAATGCGGTCCACGTGACGGCAGGGGGCGGTGAGCACGACGGGCAGCGCGTCCATGACGAATCCGGGGTTCACGCCAAGCCCGATCACCCGCCCGCCGCGCCGTCTGGCCAGTTCGTCCAGCAGCGTGGCCTCTTTCGGATGGTGGTGCCAGGGGTAGGCCAGTTCTTCACAGGTGGAGATGACGTTCAGCCCGGCGTCCAGCAGCGGGACGATCTGGGGCACAACCTGTTCCATGCGGGACTGGGTCGAGTGCAGGACCACGTCGGCGCCGGCGTTCAGGAGGGGGTCGATGGTCCGTTCAACGACAACGGCCGGGGCGCCCGGAACGAACTCCGAAAGCGGCCGGCCGGCTTTCTCGGGATCGATGTCCACGGCGCCGACCAGCTGATATCCGTGTTCGAGAGCCACCTGGGCGATGCCGACGCCGATGGGACCGAGGCCGAACTGAATGACGCGGGGACGGGCGGTCGTCTGATTCATGGGACCGGGCTCTCCACTTCCCGCTGCGCCGGACGACTCCCTTCTGTGCAAAGCGAGCGGGGGAAGCGACGCTTCCCCCGCCCGTCTCCGCCCCCGCGCCGTGCGGCGCGCGTGTTACGGGTCGTCGTCCCGGTCCCAGAGGTGTCTGGGCCAGTGGCGCTGGCCGACCGCCTTGCCGGCGTTCACCAGGCCGTAGCCGAAGAAGGCGTCCCTGCCCCGCGGGCCCAGGTCCTCGGACCGCCTGGCCAGGATGAAGCGCAACAGCAGGCCCGGCAGGCGGCCGTCGATCTTGCTGTCCGCCAGGGCGGCGACCCCGGAGACCGTGGCCGCGGCCTGGCTGGTGCCGCTCATGAACAGGTAGGCGAACATCAGTTGACCGTTGACCATGCGCGGCGGGAAGTAAAAGGTGTTCGCCGCGCCGTAGATCGAGATGCCCGCCGCCGTCGGCAGCCCGCCACCGGGCGCCGCCACGTAGACGAGCCGCCGGCCGTAGTCGCTGTAGGGTGCCAGCGCATCGCTGTTCGTGGTGGCCGACACCCCCACCACCGGCCGGACGCCGGCCGGGGCCTTGACGTCGTCCTTTTCCAGGTCCCAGTTGGTCCCGGAGTTGCCGGCCGAGGCCACCATCAGGGCGCCGCTGCGTGCCGCGTAGTTCAGCGCCCGCTGCAGCGCCTCCAGTTGCTGCGAGCGGACCCAGCGGTGATGGGCCTCGCTCTGGTTGGGCTCGCGCCTGGGGACGACGAACCCCAGGCTCATGTTGATGATGTCTACCTTCAGGCTGGCCGCGTACAGGATGCCGGCGATCACGGTGCTCTCCTGGCCGGTACCCTTCTTGTCCAGGACCTTGACCGAGATCAGTTCAGCCTGCGGGGCCACCCCCGGAACGCGCACTCCCTTGCCCGCGATCACGCTGGCCACATGGGTGCCGTGAACGTGCGTGTCGGCAAACGGCGCCCGACCGGGTACCACCTCGGGCACCAGCGACCTGCTCAGCACCATGTTCACTTTGCCAGCGAGTTCCTGGTGCAGATAGTCGATGCCGGTGTCCAGCACGGCAATCTGGACCCCCTGGCCGAGGTACCCGCGGCTCCAGGCCTCGGCCACGTCGATCCGATTCAGGTTCCACTGGTTGGGGTGAATCGCCGGAACCCCGACGCCTTCCCCTACGGCGCCCTCAGGTTCCACGGAGACCTCGGAGACCACCCCCGAGCCGATGTCGGCGGAGCTGCCGACCGTCATCTCCCCGTCCGGGACCACGGACTGGATCCCGGGCAGCGCCGAGGCCGCCGTGGGGAAGGACGGGTCGGCGCTGGCCACCAGGGCCACGCCGATCTCCGGGAACATCATCAGGACCCGCCCGCCGACCGACTGGATCAGCGTCTCAAAGTCGGCCGGGAGCCGCCCGCTCCGTCCCAGGACCAGGTAGCGCTGCTCGACCTGAGCCGTCGCGCCCTGGCTGGCCGGTCCGAAGGCAAAGGCCGACATGGCCAACGAGACGATCAGCGCGGCGACCAGAAACTTCAGCGAGACGCGCATCTGCGCGCTCCTCCTGCCAGACAAGAGTGCTCCGCGCACCCCCTCCGGTGCGGGAGCCTGTGCCGGTGATGCGGTCTTCCACGATGCCAGCGAGCAAGAACCGTGCCGCCGGGCAAGGGAGCCCCGAACTTCCATCGAAACAAACGACCGTGCCTGTCGCGGTCGTGGCCATCGGCGGCAACTCGCTGATCCGGGATGAGCGCCATCCCACGCTGGCCGGGGAGATCGAGGCCCTGCGGGAAACTTCCACGCATCTTGCGGCGATGCTCGCCCGGGGGTGGGATATCGTGCTCACCCACGGCAACGGCCCCCAGGTGGGCTTCAACCTGTTGCGCTCCGAGCTGGCCAGCCATGTCGCGCCGCCGCTCACCCTGGATGTCCTGGGCGCGCAGACCCAGGGGTCGATCGGCTATCTCCTCCAGCAGATCCTGGGGAACGAGATGCGGGCGCGGGGGATTCGCAAGCGCATCGTCACCGTCGTCACCCAGGTCGTCGTGGATCGTGATGACCCCGCCTTCCACCGTCCTACCAAACCTATCGGCAGGTTCTACGACCGGGAGGAGGCGGAGCGCCTGGCCGCCACCCGCGGCTGGCGGATGGTGGAAGACGCGGGACGCGGCTGGCGCCGCGTGGTCCCCTCGCCGATGCCGCTGGAAATCGTGGAACGCCTGACGATCAAAGGGCTGGTGTATCAGTCGATCGTGGTGATCGCCGCCGGGGGAGGCGGCATCCCCGTGGTCCGGCGCCCCGACGGCAGCCTGGAAGGGATCGAAGCCGTCATCGACAAAGACCTGGCCTCCTCCCTGCTCGCCCAGTCCATCGGCGCCGACCTGTTGCTGATCTCCACGGCGGTCCCCCAGGTGGCCCTCCACTACGGGACGCCGCAGGAGCGGCCGATCGGCACGATGACGGTGGCGGAAGCGAAGCAGTATCTCAGCCAGGGGCATTTCCCGCCCGGCAGCATGGGCCCCAAGGTCCTGGCCGCCGTGCGCTTCGTCGAGGCCACGGGGGGCGAGGCGCTGATCACCTCCCCGGAGGGGATTGAGGAAGCACTGGCGGGGAAGACGGGCACGCGCATCACCGCCGACGCGGCGGTACGACACGCCACGGGAGGATAGGAGCGATGGAACTGCGACTCGCCGACCGGATGGCCGCCCTCGGGACGGAGACGGCCTTCGAGGTGCTGGCCCGCGCCCGCGAGCTGGAGCGCAAGGGCAAGTCGATCGTGCACCTGGAGATCGGCGAACCCGACTTCGATACGCCGGCGCACATCAAGGAGGCGGCGATCAAGGCGCTGCGGGACGGCTACACGCACTATACGCCGTCGGCGGGCTTGCTGGAAGCCCGCGAGGCGATCGCCGAACACGTGGAGGCGACCCGGAAGGCCCCGGTGCATCCCGACGAGGTGGTGATCACCCCAGGGAGCAAACCCATCATGTTCTTCGCCATCCTCGCCCTGGTGAACCCGGGCGACGAGGTGGTCTACCCCAACCCCGGCTATCCGATCTACGAATCCGTGACGCGGTTTGCCGGCGGGGTACCGAAGCCCCTCGTCCTGCGCGAGGAGCGGGGGTTCCGGGTGGATCCGGACCAGGTGCGGCGGGCGGTCACGCCCCGCACACGCCTGATCGTCATCAACTCCCCCCACAACCCCTGCGGCTCGTCGCTGACCCGGGAGGATTTGCAGGTCATCGCCGAATCAGCGCAGCGGGTCGGTGCCTTCGTCCTGGCCGACGAGATCTACTGGCAGATCAACTACGACGCGCCCCATCACAGCATCCTCAGCGTGCCGGGGATGAAGGAGCGCACCATCCTGCTGGACGGTTTCTCCAAGGCCTACGCCATGACCGGCTGGCGGCTGGGCTACGGGGTGATGCCGCGGGTGCTGGCGGCGCGCGTTGCGCAGTTGATGGTGAACTCCAACTCCTGCGCGGCGGCCTTCACCCAGATGGCGGGTATCGCCGCGCTGCGCGGTCCGCAGGAGCCGGTGGCGGCCATGGTCGCGGAGTTCCGTCGACGCCGGGACGTGATCGTGCAGGGCCTGAACGGCATCGACGGGGTCTCCTGCCTCCTGCCCTCGGGGGCGTTCTACGCCTTCCCCAACACCGGGCGGATCGACGCCGACAGCAGGCGTCTCGCCGACTTCCTGCTGACCGAGGCCGGCGTGGCCTGTTTGTCCGGCACCGCCTTCGGCGAAGCGGGGCAGGGCTATCTCCGCTTCTCCTACGCAACCAGCGTGGAGAACATCACCGAGGGACTCCGCCGGATGCGCGACGCCCTCCGGCGCTACCCCGCCTCGGCGGGATAGCGGCGGTCAGGGCGGGCCCAGCGGTCCGGGCCGGAAGCTCCGGATCGCGTTGTCGCACTCCTTCTGCCCGTCGCGCCAGCGCGGGAGCGGTTTGGCGCAGACCGCGACCTGGGTCCGCGCCGCGCCGGCCGCCGCCACCCCCACCGACGCCCACTCCACGCCGTCGCTGCTGCCGGTCACCTCGAACTTGAACCAGAGTATCTCGTCGCTGGTTCTGGGGTCCTGCTGGAATCCGGAGACGCCGTAGATCGGCAGCAGGGAGAAGACGATGCGGCGGATCGACGACTCGCTGCGTCCGTCGGGAGAGGGGACGGTGAAGACCGAGAGGAACTCGGCCCCGGTGTCGGCCTCCGGGGGCGTGAAGCGCGCCTCGCCGGGCCCGGCGGTCCGGCGCACCCAGCCCGCGGGCAGGCGGAGGGAAAATCCGGCGGCGTCGTCCTGGTACTCCACGAACGCCGGGGTCGGCCGGCTGCACCCCGCGGCCATGCCGACCGCGCACAGGAGAACGGCCATCCACCGGGTCACACCGCTGCCACTTCGCCTCCGGCGGGCCCCGCCCCTTGACGGGATCGGGCAGGGGAGGCCGATACGGCGGCGGGAAGAGTACCGATGATGCTGGCGATGCGTCTCCACCGTCCCGCACCCGCCTCCGCGGCGCCCCTCCGCGCGGAGGACGTTCCGCCGCCGGAGCCGCGGGCCGACGAGGTGCTCCTCCGCCTCGAGGCTTGCGGGGTCTGCCACACCGACCTCCACATTGTAGAGGGCGACCTCCCGCCACACCGCCTGCCGCTCATCCCCGGCCACCAGGCCGTCGGCATCGTGGAGCGGGTCGGTTCGGCCGTGACGTCGCCGGCTCCCGGCACCCGCGTGGGCGTGGCCTGGCTGCACCGGACATGCGGGCGGTGCCGGTACTGTCTGCGCGGCCTGGAGAACCTCTGCCAGAGCGCGGTGTTCACCGGCTACGATGTGGACGGCGGCTATGCCCGATACCTCGTGGCCCCGGCCGACTTCGTCCACCCCATTCCGGAGCGCTTCACGCCGCAGGAGGCGGCGCCGCTGTTGTGCGCCGGGATCATCGGCTATCGCTCGCTGCGGCTGGCCGAGGTGGAACCCGGCGGCCGGGTCGGCCTGTTCGGGTTCGGGGCCTCCGCCCACCTGGCGTTGCAGGTGGCGCGGCACTGGGGCTGCACGGTCTACGTCTTTACGCGCAGCGCCGCCCACCGCCGCCACGCCGAGGAGCTGGGCGCGGCCTGGACCGGAGGACCGCAGGATCGGCCCCCCGAGCCTCTGGATGCGGCGGTGGTCTTCGCCCCCAGCGGCGCCGTGGTCGTCGAGGCGTTGACCCATCTCCGTCCCGGCGGCACCCTGGCCATCAACGCCATCCATCTGGACGGCATTCCGGCCTTTGACTACCGGCGACTCTACGGCGAACGCACGGTGCGCAGCGTCACCAACAGCACGCGTCGGGACGGGCGCGAATTCCTGACCCTGGCCGCCGCGATTCCGATCCGCGTGACCAGCGTCCTCCTGCCGCTCCGGGAGGCCAATGCCGCGCTGGCCCGGATGAAGCGGGGCGAGATCACCGGGGCGGCGGTGCTGGACGTCACTGCCTAGGCACCCTGCAGTTCAGGCAGTGGTTGACGAAGGTCAGCTGGAGTTTGCCGAAGACCCGTCCAAAGCCGGACAGTTCGCTGGAGGCGTCGGCCGTCACGGTCTGCCAGACCGTCTGCCCGCTGACCGTGGTGTAGGCGATACGGGTGCCGACCTCGCCCCAGTCGTAGAAGAGCGTGAGTTCGTACAGCGTCCCGACCTCGTCGA from the Armatimonadota bacterium genome contains:
- a CDS encoding pyridoxal phosphate-dependent aminotransferase, coding for MELRLADRMAALGTETAFEVLARARELERKGKSIVHLEIGEPDFDTPAHIKEAAIKALRDGYTHYTPSAGLLEAREAIAEHVEATRKAPVHPDEVVITPGSKPIMFFAILALVNPGDEVVYPNPGYPIYESVTRFAGGVPKPLVLREERGFRVDPDQVRRAVTPRTRLIVINSPHNPCGSSLTREDLQVIAESAQRVGAFVLADEIYWQINYDAPHHSILSVPGMKERTILLDGFSKAYAMTGWRLGYGVMPRVLAARVAQLMVNSNSCAAAFTQMAGIAALRGPQEPVAAMVAEFRRRRDVIVQGLNGIDGVSCLLPSGAFYAFPNTGRIDADSRRLADFLLTEAGVACLSGTAFGEAGQGYLRFSYATSVENITEGLRRMRDALRRYPASAG
- the arcC gene encoding carbamate kinase, producing the protein MPVAVVAIGGNSLIRDERHPTLAGEIEALRETSTHLAAMLARGWDIVLTHGNGPQVGFNLLRSELASHVAPPLTLDVLGAQTQGSIGYLLQQILGNEMRARGIRKRIVTVVTQVVVDRDDPAFHRPTKPIGRFYDREEAERLAATRGWRMVEDAGRGWRRVVPSPMPLEIVERLTIKGLVYQSIVVIAAGGGGIPVVRRPDGSLEGIEAVIDKDLASSLLAQSIGADLLLISTAVPQVALHYGTPQERPIGTMTVAEAKQYLSQGHFPPGSMGPKVLAAVRFVEATGGEALITSPEGIEEALAGKTGTRITADAAVRHATGG
- a CDS encoding dihydrodipicolinate reductase — protein: MNQTTARPRVIQFGLGPIGVGIAQVALEHGYQLVGAVDIDPEKAGRPLSEFVPGAPAVVVERTIDPLLNAGADVVLHSTQSRMEQVVPQIVPLLDAGLNVISTCEELAYPWHHHPKEATLLDELARRRGGRVIGLGVNPGFVMDALPVVLTAPCRHVDRIAVERVVDAGQRREPLQRKVGVGLTVEAFRRGVDEGTIGHVGLPQSAAMVARALGWRLERIEETVEPEADRTGRVTGLHQVCRAYSDGDARITLDLTMATGVGRGRDVIRIDGIPPITVVIDGGIHGDIATWAVLVNAIPRVLAAPPGLLVATQLPPAT
- a CDS encoding S8 family serine peptidase, with translation MRVSLKFLVAALIVSLAMSAFAFGPASQGATAQVEQRYLVLGRSGRLPADFETLIQSVGGRVLMMFPEIGVALVASADPSFPTAASALPGIQSVVPDGEMTVGSSADIGSGVVSEVSVEPEGAVGEGVGVPAIHPNQWNLNRIDVAEAWSRGYLGQGVQIAVLDTGIDYLHQELAGKVNMVLSRSLVPEVVPGRAPFADTHVHGTHVASVIAGKGVRVPGVAPQAELISVKVLDKKGTGQESTVIAGILYAASLKVDIINMSLGFVVPRREPNQSEAHHRWVRSQQLEALQRALNYAARSGALMVASAGNSGTNWDLEKDDVKAPAGVRPVVGVSATTNSDALAPYSDYGRRLVYVAAPGGGLPTAAGISIYGAANTFYFPPRMVNGQLMFAYLFMSGTSQAAATVSGVAALADSKIDGRLPGLLLRFILARRSEDLGPRGRDAFFGYGLVNAGKAVGQRHWPRHLWDRDDDP
- a CDS encoding zinc-dependent alcohol dehydrogenase family protein translates to MMLAMRLHRPAPASAAPLRAEDVPPPEPRADEVLLRLEACGVCHTDLHIVEGDLPPHRLPLIPGHQAVGIVERVGSAVTSPAPGTRVGVAWLHRTCGRCRYCLRGLENLCQSAVFTGYDVDGGYARYLVAPADFVHPIPERFTPQEAAPLLCAGIIGYRSLRLAEVEPGGRVGLFGFGASAHLALQVARHWGCTVYVFTRSAAHRRHAEELGAAWTGGPQDRPPEPLDAAVVFAPSGAVVVEALTHLRPGGTLAINAIHLDGIPAFDYRRLYGERTVRSVTNSTRRDGREFLTLAAAIPIRVTSVLLPLREANAALARMKRGEITGAAVLDVTA